Genomic segment of Arachis stenosperma cultivar V10309 chromosome 4, arast.V10309.gnm1.PFL2, whole genome shotgun sequence:
gcgtcggagtgtctttgcaggtgacacCCCCTCCTTCCACGACGAGAGCTCGGCTACCCGGTAGACCAGACCCAAGCACGACCGTGACCGAAGCGTTCCCAATTCCACCTATTCCACCCGAACCGTCCGGTACCCGAACCACCGACCACTTTTATAaaacattttcttttatataataTGTTTAACCTATGCCTTTAGGACACAAGTTAGcaaaacccatattttatttatgaattcGCAAATAATGCGAATTGAGATTGGTCCAATAATAATAGGAAAAGTATATGTAGACAATGAAAATActaaacaatgtgaacaatggATATATCGAATGTTCAATTCACTAGCTGCGTTTGTTTACAGAGACAGGACACTGACAGGGACAAGACACAAAATCGTATTTGACAGAGAAGACATTGACAGAGACAATGTGTGTTCAGAAacactgaattagtgtattttgtgtctatCCTGACAGAAAAAACACAGAGACATTAACAAtggacacaacttatttttcatttttttctttcattattcttgttaattttttgtaattatatttttcgtctcaaattttttgaatgaaaaaaaatgaaaataaattatattttcataatttgttctagtttacaCCAAATAgaatacaagaacacaaaattttgtgtctctgtttTTTATGTCTTGTTCTCAGTGTCTTATCTTGTCCTGTTCTCAGAAATAAACACAACCTAGGTGTGCGGATAGTTAtactaatattaagatttagatgAGTAATTTGGAGATGTAGtgtatttttactttattaggCAAATTTTAGAATCCATTGTTTATATTGTTCATAAAAGTTATTGTTTACCTAGTAAAGTCCATAATAATATCATCTCTCTCACACAATAAGAAGAATTCAACTGCATCATATTTGTAGCATTGATCACTTGGAATAATAAACATTAATATAAGAGATAGAAAGTGCAAAGGATCATACACTTCTTACATTTCTTTTATGACACaaaatgaaataataagaattgaGGTAAGTTTTACAAATTGAACACATTGGAAGGTTGAGATGAGTTTTTATCTGAGTTCTTCAAAggatttattattatgattaccACTTTTCTATTTTCCATTTCCATGGCCATGTTCTGATTTATTACTCCTTACCTTTCTCATGCTTTTCTTTGAAACCAATTCCAACTTACACCCTGATGTACATTCTTCTTTTGTTCCTCCTCCTATAACCATCTTCTTTTCAATCTCCAATGCCAATTTACCATCTGATATTTTACTTCTGTTTTGAACCTTTTCTCTGCTCTCGGCATGAGACATTCTTCTCATGAGTTCCTCTTTGTTTATGCCTAAAGATTGTGTGTCGTGCGCGACTCTAGCAGCCGGCCGCTTCGCTGCTGCTCCTTGAAGTAAATCATGATgtgatttttgcagcttgtgaTGATTGatggttgtggttgttgttgccTTATTGTTAGAGCCTTTCTCTTGTTCAAAGTAGACAAGCTGAACCACTGTTCTTAGTGGCAGAAGCTCGTTCTTAACTGCGTGCGCTCGCGCCTCTGGGGACAGTCTTTGGCATTGTAGAATCCGGCACAAGCGCCTCTTCTCTGCCTTGCCAAGATCAGGATGCACCTGTTTATGTATTCAATTTAAAACCATTATCATGAATGTACCATAAAACTAAATTGCATATAATGAAGTAGCTTAATGCCTAAGGAATTTAGTTTTGGAGTGAATGTGAAATTGTGAATAGTGTTCTCTTCTCTTCCATGAGGAATTCTTAGATATGCCGCATCTACATATTATAGTATTCTATCACAGATTCTATTTATGCTTCAACCATTAAAATATATAGTGTTCTATCACAAATTCATTAGCCTTGATTCCTTGAACATGTGTTTATATTGAATGAAGTGTCTACAACTACAATAGGCAATGCCAACCAAAACAAGAATTATGCcttttcatatgcatttgtcCAACAATCCCAAGAAAGAAATCAGGAAAATTCAACAAGCTCACACAAATTCACAAGAATGTATATATAATTCACCTTAAGATAGATGTTGATTGCCTGGTAAAGATCATCATGCTCTGATCGGCCAATAGCCGGCACGGCTTCAGCAAGAGCTACAAACTTTGATACTGGCATGTTATTATCCCTTGCAACCACTTGAAGATAGGAATCAATGAGCTTCCCAACATTTCTGACCGATTTCAAGAATTGTCTGTTATCAACTACACTAGGGGGCTTGCTCTTCCAAAACTTGAAGAAACTCTCAAGAACCGCTAGGACTAATTCTGTGTCATAGAAATTCTGGTCCGAAGAAGAGGTCGAATGATAGAGCAAGTCGCTCACCGTTGCTTCCTCAAACTGTATGCTGGCTCTTTTTATCAGTTCTGTTTTTGTCGTTGGCGAGATGCCAAGATGACTCGAAATGCTGAGAAGTTTCAACAAGAAGCCAACTGAAACCGATCCTTTATCTGCAGGAATCATGCTTACAATTGTCTCaagaattttttggtttttCGCTTTTGATTCTTCGGTCTGTGCTAGTGAACTTCCTGAACTTCTAATATTTGTGAGGCCAGGTAGCCACTTGCAAGCATAGACGTGCAATGCTTCACCAATAAGCTGGTGTGGCAACACATATGTTGATCTGATTGCCATTATTATGCACCGGAAAAGATCTATACCGAGATCTGACACGTCCTCTGTCCACCAATCCTTTGGGACAGAATGATGCTGTTTTCTAGCATAACCGGGCCTCGTGTAGGTGTAGGACCATTTAACCTGCAAAGACCAATCATTATTAAGCACATAATGTCCTAACAAAAGTTTCTTGCATATGTAAAATTGAATCTAAATATGAGGTGATGAATTTGGATTTATGCATGAATCTTTCCTAAGAAGAAATATTAGAAAAAGTGAGGAAAAGATGTTATTTAGGTTCTTAACCTGTGGTGAGGGTGTGAGAATTTTCTCAATAATTGAATCAATGCACTTTCTTATTATTCCAAGATTCTCTGACCAAAGTGGTAACTTATCAGTGGCCTGAATTGCTACAATGGAATCCTTCCAACCTTCAAGAATACAAGAATTGAAGAAAGCCTCAAGCTTCCCTACAAAGTTACCCTTCTCGATTGATTCGTTCATTTGGAGGAACTTAGCTGCACAGAATGCTGGCACAATGTTATGAGCACTAATATTGATTGACATGCCATAACAGAACTTGGCACAGAGTTCAAAAGCATTTTCGCCTCCGGGTATATCATGAAGCTCTAGAGAAACAGGCTCAGGATCACTGAAGTCACTGCAAAGTTGTTGCAGAAGACCACATTTCGGAAGAAGCGGAGCCTGCAGCTAACGGAAAGCAGAATTATAATTGaacaaagataaaaaattttgatgttatttattgatttattaacaCACATCAAACTCAACCTTAATTACAATACCTTGTGTAGCAAATAAGTAATATCATTGATTTTTATCACAAGGTCTACAGCTATATTTGAAACCAAAGTCCTGCATTTATGATAAACACAAGTCAATTTATAAATGTTATATATAGCAAGTagatacatatatacatacataaacataattaatatatgGGCCTTTTGAGGAAAGATTGTTATGAAAACCTGGTAGCTTGTTCAGTGTAGAAAGTATCTGGCCTTGTCCCAAGTTTCATGAacttcattttttctatttgtttTTTATCTACACACACATGCCAATGGTCAAGAAAAACTTGTAGCACAAAGCCTGCACTGGTTCAATTCTGAAAAACAGAAACTTCAGTGACAGTATGATTGTTCAGAGATCAAGGACATGAATCCACATATCATGTCATGTCCTCACTATcatgaaagagaaaaagaagatgtAGCAAATGTAGAAGCAAAACAGTGATATGCAAGAAAGCCTTACCTCAACTTTCATTTGACAAGTGCTGTGATTCTGACTCCTTCATTCATCTGAATATAACTTCACACAATGACCTTATATGTATAAAAAGATGGGTCCTCAAACTACATATTAATAATACAGGAGAAattaaagcaataaaatcaGGCTTTTGCTGTCATGCACTCATAAAGGCTATTATGCAGAATATTGTGCATATTTGGAAGTAAATTTAAACTACTCATGAAATATTGTAGATGATATGTGAGTCGACACAATATTTTACACATTATACGTATATATAATGCAACCTTAATTACATGAAACTAATTAAGATTAGGTAAATGTAGAATAACATTGAGTCACTGACATGTAACAAGAAATATAGAAGCAAATGGAAATGAGTGATGATATATAAGTTATAAGGGTTTAGCTAACATGTGCCCTTAGGGCACATGATAAGCTTACTATTAGTAGaaggttttaaaatttttcatttaataaatGCAAATCAAATGCATTGGaaacttgaatttt
This window contains:
- the LOC130976831 gene encoding BTB/POZ domain-containing protein At5g47800-like isoform X1, whose translation is MKFMKLGTRPDTFYTEQATRTLVSNIAVDLVIKINDITYLLHKLQAPLLPKCGLLQQLCSDFSDPEPVSLELHDIPGGENAFELCAKFCYGMSINISAHNIVPAFCAAKFLQMNESIEKGNFVGKLEAFFNSCILEGWKDSIVAIQATDKLPLWSENLGIIRKCIDSIIEKILTPSPQVKWSYTYTRPGYARKQHHSVPKDWWTEDVSDLGIDLFRCIIMAIRSTYVLPHQLIGEALHVYACKWLPGLTNIRSSGSSLAQTEESKAKNQKILETIVSMIPADKGSVSVGFLLKLLSISSHLGISPTTKTELIKRASIQFEEATVSDLLYHSTSSSDQNFYDTELVLAVLESFFKFWKSKPPSVVDNRQFLKSVRNVGKLIDSYLQVVARDNNMPVSKFVALAEAVPAIGRSEHDDLYQAINIYLKVHPDLGKAEKRRLCRILQCQRLSPEARAHAVKNELLPLRTVVQLVYFEQEKGSNNKATTTTTINHHKLQKSHHDLLQGAAAKRPAARVAHDTQSLGINKEELMRRMSHAESREKVQNRSKISDGKLALEIEKKMVIGGGTKEECTSGCKLELVSKKSMRKVRSNKSEHGHGNGK
- the LOC130976831 gene encoding BTB/POZ domain-containing protein At5g47800-like isoform X2, with translation MKFMKLGTRPDTFYTEQATRTLVSNIAVDLVIKINDITYLLHKAPLLPKCGLLQQLCSDFSDPEPVSLELHDIPGGENAFELCAKFCYGMSINISAHNIVPAFCAAKFLQMNESIEKGNFVGKLEAFFNSCILEGWKDSIVAIQATDKLPLWSENLGIIRKCIDSIIEKILTPSPQVKWSYTYTRPGYARKQHHSVPKDWWTEDVSDLGIDLFRCIIMAIRSTYVLPHQLIGEALHVYACKWLPGLTNIRSSGSSLAQTEESKAKNQKILETIVSMIPADKGSVSVGFLLKLLSISSHLGISPTTKTELIKRASIQFEEATVSDLLYHSTSSSDQNFYDTELVLAVLESFFKFWKSKPPSVVDNRQFLKSVRNVGKLIDSYLQVVARDNNMPVSKFVALAEAVPAIGRSEHDDLYQAINIYLKVHPDLGKAEKRRLCRILQCQRLSPEARAHAVKNELLPLRTVVQLVYFEQEKGSNNKATTTTTINHHKLQKSHHDLLQGAAAKRPAARVAHDTQSLGINKEELMRRMSHAESREKVQNRSKISDGKLALEIEKKMVIGGGTKEECTSGCKLELVSKKSMRKVRSNKSEHGHGNGK